The genomic region ACGGTCAAATTGCGAATGGAGCTCTTCGAATGCTTTTTGGGCCAGAGTAGTCTTCCCCAGTCCCTCAGACCTTACAATAGATAGTATCTTTATGTTCTTAGTGTAGGCTTCGTCATCAACCACAGATAGCATGTTTATGAGCTGATCCATTGGCTCATCAATTGATGACTTTGTGTAAAAAGACGGCACCCGTGTTGCTTTCTTCGTCGCCACATCGATGCTTCTTTTCTCCCGCTCTTGAGCTTGACGACTACTCTCGGCCGGTGATATCTCCACAATTTTCGCTCCATCGTCGTCTTGCTGAAACAGTGAAATAAGGCAAATGAAAACAAGACAACGAAATGAGGTGAGAGAGAGATGACAAAGAGTCCTGACCTTTGGTAACTCTGGAGGTATTGTTTGCCCAAATAAGTTTATTTCAAGGGTAGGACGGTTGAGATGGGTACGTATTGCATCCCGCAGAGCCACCTGTGCTCTCCCCACAGACTCCACCTCCTCACCAAGGGCTGTGATTTGAACGATGGCTTGCTGAAGCCAATGTAGGTTTCCCAAGCCAAAGTCAAAATCAAATTCTTGGTTTGAATCCGTTAGGAGTTGCACACTGAAATGGAAATCGAGGACTTCAAGCCTGGGCATAGCTCCATGTACAAATTTCAGCGGTTTAGTTATACTGCAGCATTTCAAATTCTTGAATCCACCACAGCCACAAGTCATGACATGTTCACGTTCAGTATTCACAATCAACAAGTGGAGGGAGTGAAGCACTGGAAACCCCCCAAGGATTTCCAGATCCCGCTCTTCCGCATCAGATACCATCAGCCATAAGTGGTAGAGGTTAGGAAGTTGTCCAGGATTAATCCAAAGAGGCAGCCTTGAGAACTCCAACCAGCGCAATTCCATGGAACGAATGAGAAATTTGCTATTATGGAAAGCCGTCGGTGCGGCTTCGACGATTTGGAGGCGTAGGCGAGGGATTATCTGTTATGGAAAAGCAGGGAATAGCCCACACTCTAAAACAGACAAGATCACTCTATTACCAGTAGTGAACGACGATTAGTGTTTTTGATACAGCCACCGTCCCAGCGCCGTGAGATCTCTGCTGCTTTCCCGTCCCAGCGCCGTTGATACAGCCGCCGCTGCCTCACAAGACCTCTCTCTCCTTCTCCTCGCTTCAGAAACGCACCAGAGAGCTCTGTAATGGCGAGGGACGGGGAGGAGCTCGTGCAGTCCGCAGCACGCCGCCGGAGACTGGCGCGTCGACGGCGTGGCAGCccgccgcggccgcggccgcggcgACCTCGCGCGCGAGGGACGGGGAGGAGCTCGTGCAGTCCACCAGCACGCCGCCGCGGCGGAGGCCCGCGAGGGCCCCGGCGGCCGGGTCCAGGACCACCGCGCGGACGTCGCCGGGGTTCCCGACCATGGATTGCTTGGCAGAGCGTGGTCTAGTCTGGGGAATGGAGGACAGCTCTATGAAGCTGAGAAAAGTGCCCACCTGGGAGAGAGCTCTAAGGAGTGCAGATCCTAGCAGAGATCACGAGCGCGATAAGGATGAGTCAGGTggcgatgacgacgatgacgaaTGTGCAGTGCTGATCCGGCAGATCGTAGAGAGAACTAAACAAGGTTCACATGTACTCGTTAACGCCCAGAAACTTCTGTTTTCTGTGGACCAATAGTCCACTGCACTGTACACCATTGCTTTTTGAGAGATATATAGCTTGTATGTAGTGTCGAATTATTGTTGTGAAAAAAGGGAATTGTTGATCGTTTTGAGGCTTCTTCACGTGATGTCTTCTCAATGCTTACAAAATGCAAGTTGAACCCCTTGCTGCTGCCATCTTAAGGTATCATTTTCTGAATTTTCGTCTGGGTCAGGCTGAGGCATGCTCGAACAAGGACATTCATATGAACATGCTAAAGATCCAGCCAGAATCTGCGCTGGAAACCAGAACCAGATGAAAGTGAGAAGCGCATGATTTGTTCTACACCATTGCCCTTTTGATATGTAGCATGTAGTGTCGAGGTAGAAGCTTCAGTGCATTCAGAACCAATGGTAACCAAAGGACAATGCTGAAAGTATATCAAACAGTGTATCTATCAACACATGTCTCGATCGATCGATGAACTTGTACTGCTCCGTTCCCGGCttcagtgcattcatatgaacatGCTAAAGGCATGATTTGTTCTACACCAGGGCTGCTTCGATCGATGAACTTGTACTGCTCCGTTCCCGGCCTCCAGTCCTCCTCCGTGTTTGCTATGCAGAGCCTAAACATGCAAGAACCACCCATAGCGCAGAGGAAGAAGCAGGAGAGCGCGAGGCCCAGCACGACGGCCTCGACGACGTACATGACGCGGAACGCGACAGCGTCGACCACGGCGGCCGCGGAGCCGCTGCGCAGGGTGAGGGAGGGGAGACCCGGGAGCCGGCGCTTCCACCTGAGGGAGCGCGAGAGCGACGAGGCGAGACTGGACGCGCCGGCGGCGGACGGGACGGCCAGCCTCCAGCGCCGGCCGCTCTGGGGCAGGTTGTAATCCCGCTCCGGGGAAGGGTAACAGATGTAGAGGACGTGGGGAAGGGTAACAGATGTAGACGACGTGAGTATCACTGGTTTAATCATAGATATTACCTTGTAATGGTGTAGTCATATCCATTTTGGAGTGTGGGTTGTCCCCTTGTTTTCTATAATAGAGAATCCCTCGCCTACGCCTCCAAATCGTCGAAGCCGTATCTGAGGACTTCCATAATGGCAAATTTCTCGGAACGAATATGTCTAGAGAGGGCATAGCCTTCAGGTTCCAACTGAACACCTCTATTTAACTGTACTCCATAGTAATCAAAATGTATAGCCTCGATCTCTGGCAGATTCGATAGGGACTCTAGCAAATCTCTCAGCTGCCCTTCATCTTGTGCTTTTATCAAAAAACGGAGCACCCTTAGTTGTCTCAGCTTTCCCAGCTCATTAACAAACCTGCTCGCAGAATCCTCATCGTCATGCCCACCAGGATAAATCACCAAGTGCTGCAGGGACGTGAGGTTACCAATCCAATTGGGCACTCTCGTTCTCCAGTCAGCAATTAGGCACATCAATTCTGTAAGATTATGCAAGGCTTGAGGTAATTCTTCCACACCAGTTCCATCGAGGTCCAATGTTTGCAGAAACTTGAGGTTCCCTATTCCTTCCGGCAGCTTACCGATAAACGTGTTTCTTAGCCCAAGGAACTTGAGGTGATGCAATTtcccaagatgaacaagatcatgGTCTTCAATACCTGCACAATTTTCGAAATCCAGTACACGCAATGATTTATAGCTTTCAATTGGAGGTATCGCGTATATAGGACATCCAATGGCATTAAGTGACCTCGATTGTGCCAGCCGTGGATGTTCCACAAGTCTGTACTGACTTTTTTTTATGTTCTGGAATGCTAACCGCCGAGAAAGAACATCAAGAGGACCAAATTTTTCATTGACTACAGAAACAAATTGTTCTTCATGTGACATGGAGAGGATCAAATCATGAAACATATTATGAACACGACAAGCATATACAAGACCCGTGCCTTCAAGTGTTACTGGCTGCACCATGCTTCTCCTTATGAGCTCGTGGAAACAAGATTCCCCAATCTTAAAGAGCCCACCATGTGCTAGTTCTCCATTGAAAAAACCTTCAGCTATCCACCTCCATATTAACCGATGCATCCCAATCTCACAATCTTCAGGGAAAATACTCAGATATAACAAACATGTCTTTAATCGTGCTGGTAGATCAGAATAGCTACGCAGCAGTATCTTCCACATAATCTCCATTTCAGCACTTCTTTCTAGTATTCCGGAACCAATAGAATCAGCAAGATAGAACCATTCTTTTATGTTTTTTGACTTACTAGCCAGCAAGCTAGATATAGTAATAATAGCCAATGGCACGCCTCCGCATTTATTCAATATTTTCTCAGACGCATGAGAAAGTTCAGGAGGGCATTTACCTTCAGAACCAAATGTTCGTCCATAGAATAATATCTTTGATTTCTCTCGAGTAAGAGGTTTCATCATATAGCAACAACCACCTACATACTCAGCAACATCAATTCTGCGAGTAGTTACGATTATTCTGCTTCCTAGCTTATTCTCAGCAAAAGCGTATCGTATCATTGCCCATGCGTCAGTATCCCATATGTCATCAACAGCGATAAGGTACCTATATTTATTGTATTAATTGGAGAAGTAATGTAAGCATAGCTAAAGATATGAATTGCAATACATATAAGCATATTATCCAACTGCATGTACAGTTGCGTGATCATTTGGCTTGGAAATTTCAATATAGGAATGATGAAAAAAAAACTGATTTGGTGTTTTTTTCCATGAAAGAAGATACGCATGCACAAACTCCACCCTTACTCATTGACGGGTGTAACAGAAAATAGATCTACAATTTTAGTATTGACAACACAACGCTGTTGTGTAAAAACCATGATATGATGGATATTTCCATGGAATGAACATATAATGAGATTTATAAGTACGCGCGTACCTCTTTTTATTAAGGAATTCGTGCACTAGATTTATAAGTTCATCTATTTCCATTGGGGTGCTAATAACGTCCTTGTACTCAGTCTTGTCAAGCTCATAAAGCAATTCCTTGAAGATTTCTACGAGCTTAGGATACCGAGACATCGACACAAAGGCCGCACAATGGAATTCCCCTTTAGCTTTAAGTTTGTTATAAACTGCTTTTGCAAGCGCTGTCTTGCCAAGTCCTCCAAAACCAACGATAGAGACTTGCCTTTGTTCAGTGGAGGTGTCATATTCCTTGGTCAACCTTGTGATCAGTTCCTCCCTTGCCTCATCGATGCCGACAAGGTCCGTGGCCTTGGTGTAGTTTAGAGCAATTATGCGAGGATAAAACAAGGTTTTGACGGTAGGAACAATAGTACCAACACCGTACCTGTTAGAACCAGAAAAGGAAATAAAATGGAAGAAAGACAGTAAGGTGAAAGTTCATATACACACAAGCCAAAGTGAAAATTAagtgggtgtttgaatgcactagagctaatagttagtgactAAAATTAGCTAGAGACATCTAAACACCCTAGTTCAACTATtttctatttttagtaaattagttaatagttagctatCTATTTGTTAGCTACATAATTCCACCAgcaattttttagccaactaactgttAGCTCTAATACATTTAGGTGGTGTTTGAATGcaatagagctaatagttagttagctaaaaatatactagtagaattagctagctaataaatagttagctaactagtagctaatttactaaaaatagctaataactGAACTATTAGCTATGATGTTTGGATGTATTTAGCTAATTTTAGAcactaactattatctctagtgcattcaaacaccctcttAAACACAGCCTAAATGTTTCAATGACCTTTGACGACGATCATCCATCTCCTGGACGCGCTTTTCGAAGTGCTTGATGTCTGGGGCGATCTCATCATGGCGATTATTCATGACCATATCTATCATCTTAATGAATAACCTTCTTTTGCTGGTGCGTTCAGGGCCTTGGACACGCACCAGGAAGGTGTCGACGAAGTCCTCCATGTCGTAGGATAGCTCCCCGACGTCGCGTGCCCACATATTGACTATACCAGGACGAATGATCTGCTCCAGTGGCACAGGCACTTCGCCAACATGGCGGAGGGCAGCATGAACCCGCTCGAGCTTGCTCATGACGCGCTGGATGTCCCCCCTGACGCCCTTCTCCAGGTTGTACTCACCATGAAGCAGCATGGAGAGCTTGGGAAGAAGGGCGCCTAGCGCTCCAGTTGCGAACTCCATGGCTAGCTAGCTCCCAAGGTTGCAGACGCATGAGATCTAGCACAAGAGACTAAAAGGGATGAGATGTTTTGTTGGAATTCGAATCAGCTGCTTACCTTGCTGTGCTCGCTTATTTGACAAGAACTTGGTGGCCGGAGGATATAGAGATTAGATCAAACAGAGTTGGACGGTGGCAAGATTTCAGAAGTAGATTTCATCTTCATCCACAGAAGAATCAACTAAGgaatctctctctctatctcttctCTCTCTCGCTTGGGCATATCGAGGAAAGTGCGGCTACTGGCAAGTGGCAAACAAATACTAATCTATTGATAGCATGGCCAGCTGCATGCCTGTATCTGCACATAAGGCTGATATCAATCCAACTACAATTAATTACCATATTTTTTcattttttattttcttaacgtACAAATCTATTGAATAATTGAATTAATTTTTCAATTAGACATATAATCTCCATAAATTATTATGGGACACATAATACGTATAACTACGTATTATTTAAATCATAATTAAGTATATTGTGTCGTACATATTTCTGGTGAATATTTATTAAATTTGTATTCATCATATACTATTACCAACAATGAAGTAATTATTTTTCGTTTTGTAATTACCATCGATGTTATTGGACCATACATGTGCTCATAGAGTCATAGTTGACCTACATTATCGTTCAAAGCTTCCTTCGCAAGCACACATGCAACAACCGTACACTGCAAGACTCCCTTCCAATGCATTACAAATTTGTTGTGCACCGAATATTTCTGCACGATTGAAATATGACATGAATATTCGACCAAACTTCCGTTGCAAGCACCCATGTGACAACCGTACACAACAGGACACATAAGGCTTCCAATGCAAGACACGAGCTTGCGACACAAGCTAACTCCATctcgcatatatatatatatatatatatatatatatatatatatatatatatatatatatatatatatatatatatatatatatatatatatatatatatatatagggtaggtataacgagagccctgggcttccaatagttaaaggaagcccaggccgaccaccccttcaaactggttcaaccagcgcgcccaaacaggctgtcgggtgcgccacctgccccacgtctgttagcgcaaaaaaaggaatgcatgcatgagtcaaacacgatccaatgcatgcgcataaatttaggaaagatatgtgcggcagtttctgtttttaaaatcctttatttcctccataaatttaggatcgctgcaacagccatgcagctagacgcgtaaggaccattttatgctatatactgagactaaatatgctatactatgttaataattatgcaattcgatacactgcgtaaaaatctgttaccagctgtatgcacacgaatttatgataaaaaaaatgtgcaatgaaaggaaatgaattacacgcatagaaaaaaaatcgtatttaatgttttatttccttcataaatataaggtccctccaacagccatgcagctaaaacacattaaatctagtttatgacatatactgatacaaattatactatatggtgtaggtatttatgcaattcgttacactgcgtaaaaaatctggcatgttgttcactggtggacgcacctccgggttggagcgtaataaccttaagttttgagcataaaatccctcaattataagcgtatataccgagccaatgtgagaggttgatagctctagtaggttgttattacgatcctatttttatggcagatccgaaaaacatggcagtcacatgcatgcggttatacagatcctaaaattatggcaaaatgcatgcatgagtcaatcacgttcccttgcatgcgcgtaaattcaggaaagatatgtgtggcggtttctattttaaatgctttatttcctccataaatttaggatcgctgaaacagacatgcaactaaaactcgtaatgaccattttatgctatatactgatactaaatatgctacactgtgtagataattatgcaattcggtatactgcgtaaaaatctgctacagactgcatgcacacgaatttatgatggaaagaatatgcaatgaaaggaaatgaattgcatgcatagaaacaaaaaatcacatttaatgttttatttccttcataaatataggatccctccaacagccatgcaactaaacgcattagaactagtttatgatgtatactgaaacaaattatactacacggtgtaggtatttatgcaatttcttagactgcgtaaaaaatctggcatgttgttcactggtagacgcatctccgggtggagcgtaaaaaccttaagttttgagcataaaatccctcaattataagcgtaaataccgagtcaattagaggttgatagctttagtaggttgttattacgatcctatttttatgacagatccgaaaaacatggcagccgcatgcatgcggtttctatttttatacagatccaaaaattatggcaaaatcgtgggagtttccattgcatgcgcgcaaattaagaacagcataaatcaaggaatttcctttcaaatgtgcatgcagtaaactgatatacgaactctgtgttaaagcataaaaacatacagtttttagcgtaaataatacatgtggtaggcataaaacacaataaacgaaaagaaaaatgcgccggatcagaggatgtcacgcgcgatcatcgctgcgcgcatctcgccccttccgtgacgtcgctcgctcgaacatcgcgcctcatgcgtcgccgtcgctactcgcacgtcgacgggcgtcgcttgctcgccggccttggaagtgccgcctcctcggggcttcggggacgccgccgcttgcctgcacaagggcctcgctgcggatcgaggaac from Zea mays cultivar B73 chromosome 6, Zm-B73-REFERENCE-NAM-5.0, whole genome shotgun sequence harbors:
- the LOC103631437 gene encoding uncharacterized protein; protein product: MEFATGALGALLPKLSMLLHGEYNLEKGVRGDIQRVMSKLERVHAALRHVGEVPVPLEQIIRPGIVNMWARDVGELSYDMEDFVDTFLVRVQGPERTSKRRLFIKMIDMVMNNRHDEIAPDIKHFEKRVQEMDDRRQRYGVGTIVPTVKTLFYPRIIALNYTKATDLVGIDEAREELITRLTKEYDTSTEQRQVSIVGFGGLGKTALAKAVYNKLKAKGEFHCAAFVSMSRYPKLVEIFKELLYELDKTEYKDVISTPMEIDELINLVHEFLNKKRYLIAVDDIWDTDAWAMIRYAFAENKLGSRIIVTTRRIDVAEYVGGCCYMMKPLTREKSKILFYGRTFGSEGKCPPELSHASEKILNKCGGVPLAIITISSLLASKSKNIKEWFYLADSIGSGILERSAEMEIMWKILLRSYSDLPARLKTCLLYLSIFPEDCEIGMHRLIWRWIAEGFFNGELAHGGLFKIGESCFHELIRRSMVQPVTLEGTGLVYACRVHNMFHDLILSMSHEEQFVSVVNEKFGPLDVLSRRLAFQNIKKSQYRLVEHPRLAQSRSLNAIGCPIYAIPPIESYKSLRVLDFENCAGIEDHDLVHLGKLHHLKFLGLRNTFIGKLPEGIGNLKFLQTLDLDGTGVEELPQALHNLTELMCLIADWRTRVPNWIGNLTSLQHLVIYPGGHDDEDSASRFVNELGKLRQLRVLRFLIKAQDEGQLRDLLESLSNLPEIEAIHFDYYGVQLNRGVQLEPEGYALSRHIRSEKFAIMEVLRYGFDDLEVISMIKPVILTSSTSVTLPHVLYICYPSPERDYNLPQSGRRWRLAVPSAAGASSLASSLSRSLRWKRRLPGLPSLTLRSGSAAAVVDAVAFRVMYVVEAVVLGLALSCFFLCAMGGSCMFRLCIANTEEDWRPGTEQYKFIDRSSPGSALLRALSQVGTFLSFIELSSIPQTRPRSAKQSMVGNPGDVRAVVLDPAAGALAGLRRGGVLVDCTSSSPSLAREVAAAAAAAGCHAVDAPVSGGVLRTARAPPRPSPLQSSLQIIPRLRLQIVEAAPTAFHNSKFLIRSMELRWLEFSRLPLWINPGQLPNLYHLWLMVSDAEERDLEILGGFPVLHSLHLLIVNTEREHVMTCGCGGFKNLKCCSITKPLKFVHGAMPRLEVLDFHFSVQLLTDSNQEFDFDFGLGNLHWLQQAIVQITALGEEVESVGRAQVALRDAIRTHLNRPTLEINLFGQTIPPELPKQDDDGAKIVEISPAESSRQAQEREKRSIDVATKKATRVPSFYTKSSIDEPMDQLINMLSVVDDEAYTKNIKILSIVRSEGLGKTTLAQKAFEELHSQFDRGAFVLLGQNPDLRRVFADILRGLDKQRYIDFPVAILDLVDLIWLVRKSLINKRFFIVFDDICDVKAWEIIKCALIENNNHSVVLTTSRNTGITEIIGGSKQLQPLSATISKNLLCKRLFGSAGKCPSELVNICDNLVEECGGILSVIDETVTLLASIPPTVENWEAVYARRMLDRSYPGLTDSLKNCLLYFTMFRRGHEISGEHLICAWIAEGFVHGQEVAETYLSDLVKKKLIDAVEVDAGGKVLTCRMYDLVHDFIVSKSIEERFVYILNDSEGRDLSEAVHVHQRLYIQGHNNKELDLQIPWLPQVKSLVSCGTAPSILKFKGLHVMDLGACESLQASHLKGINNVSSLRYLVIGGKCISGIPKEIAKLEHLRTLDLSASGLNELPEYVFMIRKLERLIVNSQMKISYGIAKMSALQELGDINVTDPELLKSLCKLTKLRVLRISIWSWDDSLKNYFKQLCDNLRSLVQCTENIQSLSIMTCCSLVFMDDLGENWTPQCLQKLEVGCSAFDILPSWFGSLSSISTLTIEVYKLSQDIIDTLGRLAGLGSLSLTSKQVPKGYFVIGSDRFNKLQSLKFVSNAMVEMFPRQQSNGTEQLKRLMIVFHASRTQDVNKDFCFGLENLSSLEHVRVEIICFDASHNMVKNAEAAVQKAISGTSIANLEIRRLQENSMTQDEADLCDAVQEQNNQKHQKMKSSMESQDGYLTSLPNQESADVVGSDSIVEPLVNEMNSQTIKRDQSTNFSEDEDLMLVSSYLNVSKDSITGRDKKEGTFWERVWEYYNKNRTFESDHSWSSLKHRWLAIQKEVNIFQGYYDAIERKNQSGQTSDDKHAEAEVEFREKQGKAFSVFHVWMILRHEPKWAFRESKIKDQHEANNANTDAPANIYRPQGRKAEKEKARARKHGGSDVDGDPFIEEVKNMREAREETERDRKTHDDKFYELEKSKLELERDRHDKEIMQTDTSTMDEESKQYFKLMKQEILARRFGSSQP
- the LOC103630087 gene encoding uncharacterized protein, which gives rise to MIKPVILTSSTSVTLPHVLYICYPSPERDYNLPQSGRRWRLAVPSAAGASSLASSLSRSLRWKRRLPGLPSLTLRSGSAAAVVDAVAFRVMYVVEAVVLGLALSCFFLCAMGGSCMFRLCIANTEEDWRPGTEQYKFIDRSSPGVEQIMPLACSYECTEAGNGAVQVHRSIETCVDRYTV